One Campylobacter concisus DNA window includes the following coding sequences:
- a CDS encoding ankyrin repeat domain-containing protein encodes MKKVAFFLFFSSFLFVNLHALECGDLAKKESFKTTPNELAYANEGLFYCDGSLLNLKEVKELFDASVAVRSESQSCVGEGVYRENLNKFRWVLLKASFAPEIYQKELEKPEVAEAQKDAQMEYFRYWANESLFNFLKYKKFSEAYKNAQTPLVKFYEALGVDSASAAYYATSVINEFLSFSVGKKVNKAKTLTSEQKMMAQKLSQDELANLLYSKNFTTAELTNLLDIALLNDKSSEMIEEIIRRGADVNLGDETPLFFALKNLENVKILLKNRADVNHKNFFGKSALFYAVQFEDAPLCELLLKSGANANESYIDEQSKMNMINLGMMQVEDTCGLEHTNRSVFMHAAAHATPEILKLLIDNGADINATDDAGFNALDYAIKDKNEKNIKFLEELGLKPNFN; translated from the coding sequence ATGAAAAAAGTAGCTTTTTTTCTCTTTTTTAGCAGTTTTCTTTTTGTAAATTTACACGCATTAGAGTGCGGTGATCTTGCTAAAAAAGAGAGCTTTAAAACTACTCCAAACGAGCTTGCTTACGCGAATGAGGGGCTATTTTATTGCGATGGCTCGCTTTTAAATTTAAAAGAGGTAAAAGAGCTTTTTGATGCGAGTGTGGCTGTTAGAAGCGAGTCTCAAAGCTGCGTTGGCGAGGGCGTTTATAGAGAAAATTTAAATAAATTTAGATGGGTCTTGCTAAAGGCTTCATTTGCCCCTGAAATCTATCAAAAAGAGCTTGAAAAGCCAGAGGTGGCTGAAGCTCAAAAAGATGCTCAGATGGAGTACTTTAGATACTGGGCGAATGAGAGCTTGTTTAACTTTTTAAAATATAAAAAATTCAGCGAAGCTTATAAAAACGCTCAAACTCCGCTGGTTAAATTTTACGAGGCTTTAGGCGTTGATAGTGCAAGTGCCGCCTACTACGCAACTAGCGTGATAAATGAGTTTTTAAGCTTTAGCGTCGGCAAAAAGGTAAATAAGGCTAAAACTCTAACTTCTGAGCAAAAGATGATGGCTCAAAAGCTAAGCCAAGACGAGCTTGCAAATTTGCTTTATTCTAAAAATTTCACCACCGCTGAGCTTACAAATTTACTTGATATTGCACTGCTAAATGACAAAAGTAGCGAGATGATAGAAGAGATCATAAGGCGCGGGGCTGACGTAAATTTAGGCGATGAGACACCGCTATTTTTTGCTCTTAAAAATTTAGAAAATGTAAAAATTTTGCTTAAAAATAGAGCCGATGTAAATCACAAAAATTTCTTTGGCAAAAGTGCGCTTTTTTACGCTGTGCAGTTTGAGGATGCGCCTCTTTGCGAGCTTTTGTTAAAGAGTGGGGCAAATGCAAACGAGAGCTATATCGACGAGCAGTCTAAGATGAATATGATAAATTTAGGCATGATGCAAGTAGAGGATACGTGCGGCCTAGAGCATACAAATAGAAGCGTTTTCATGCATGCAGCAGCTCATGCGACGCCTGAAATTTTAAAGCTTTTGATAGATAACGGTGCCGATATAAACGCCACTGATGATGCTGGATTTAACGCGCTTGATTATGCGATTAAAGATAAAAATGAAAAAAATATTAAATTTTTAGAAGAGCTTGGGTTAAAGCCAAATTTTAATTAG
- a CDS encoding Na+/H+ antiporter NhaC family protein: protein MRQILLLLFFSATLFGVDPEVAKRNAQIYGVFTLIPPVVAIALAFITKDVILSLFIGVFSGTFLINIVNENVFMGIIKGFTGIVSRVVESMADSTDAGILLQVLCIGGVVALITKMGGTKAVALWLSKKAKTGVSAQISTWLMGIFVFFDDYANALIVGPIMRPISDKFKISREKLAFIIDATAAPIAGIAIISTWVGLEVSLIEKGYELIGETGINAYSIFIETIPYRFYNLFILFFIVCTALMQREYGPMLAAERRARKGELHSGKTQIQDLEDKTLEPKEGVKLSASNAIVPLLVLVIGAFTSFYFSGLAALEGDTLKNALANPLSFSTFKDTFGAADSATSLFQAALLASIVAITMGVWRKIFDVKEAISTWVKGWKTMIITVVILLLAWSLSAVIKELGTSRYLVDLLSDSTPKFILPVAVFILGSFISFSTGTSYGTMGILMPLAIPLAYAVGKNYGLDGDAMHAYMIVNISSVLTGAIFGDHCSPISDTTILSSMGAGCSHIDHVSTQMIYALSVCAVCVLVGYLPVALGLSVWIALPCGFLAIWALVRFVGKKVEEKAA from the coding sequence GTGAGACAAATTTTATTATTACTATTTTTTAGTGCCACGCTTTTTGGTGTCGACCCAGAAGTCGCCAAAAGAAACGCACAAATTTACGGCGTTTTCACGCTTATACCGCCAGTTGTGGCCATAGCGCTTGCTTTTATCACAAAAGACGTTATATTGTCGCTATTTATCGGTGTTTTTAGCGGAACTTTTCTTATAAATATCGTTAATGAAAATGTATTTATGGGCATCATCAAAGGCTTTACAGGCATCGTTTCAAGAGTGGTTGAGTCGATGGCTGATAGCACTGATGCAGGCATCTTGCTTCAAGTGCTTTGTATAGGTGGCGTGGTCGCACTTATCACAAAGATGGGCGGCACAAAGGCGGTTGCTCTTTGGCTTAGCAAAAAGGCAAAAACTGGCGTTTCAGCTCAAATTTCAACTTGGCTTATGGGTATTTTTGTATTTTTCGATGACTACGCAAACGCCCTAATCGTTGGCCCTATCATGAGGCCAATAAGCGATAAATTTAAAATCAGCCGCGAAAAGCTAGCCTTCATCATCGACGCCACTGCAGCACCGATTGCAGGTATTGCTATCATCTCTACATGGGTCGGACTTGAGGTTTCGCTCATCGAAAAGGGCTACGAGCTAATCGGCGAGACAGGCATAAACGCTTATTCTATATTTATCGAGACCATTCCATATAGATTTTATAACCTCTTTATCTTGTTTTTCATCGTCTGCACAGCTTTGATGCAACGCGAGTATGGCCCTATGCTAGCAGCTGAAAGACGCGCTAGAAAGGGCGAGCTTCACTCTGGCAAAACTCAAATTCAAGACCTTGAGGATAAGACTCTTGAGCCAAAAGAGGGTGTAAAACTAAGCGCTTCAAATGCGATCGTGCCACTTCTTGTGCTAGTTATCGGCGCATTTACTAGCTTTTATTTTAGCGGTCTTGCTGCACTTGAGGGCGATACTCTTAAAAATGCACTTGCAAATCCGCTTTCATTTTCAACATTTAAAGATACTTTTGGCGCAGCTGACTCTGCTACATCGCTATTTCAAGCAGCACTCCTTGCTAGTATAGTAGCTATCACGATGGGCGTTTGGCGCAAAATTTTTGATGTAAAAGAGGCTATTAGCACGTGGGTAAAGGGCTGGAAAACTATGATCATCACGGTAGTTATCTTGCTTCTTGCGTGGAGTCTTAGCGCGGTTATAAAAGAGCTTGGCACTTCAAGATATTTGGTTGATTTGCTAAGTGATTCAACGCCTAAATTTATCTTGCCAGTGGCTGTTTTCATCCTTGGCTCATTTATCAGTTTCTCAACTGGCACTAGCTACGGCACGATGGGCATTTTGATGCCTCTTGCTATCCCGCTAGCTTATGCAGTGGGCAAAAACTACGGCCTAGATGGCGATGCGATGCACGCTTATATGATCGTAAATATCTCAAGCGTTCTAACTGGCGCTATCTTTGGTGACCACTGCTCGCCGATCTCTGATACTACGATACTTTCATCAATGGGCGCAGGTTGTAGCCACATCGATCACGTCTCAACGCAGATGATCTACGCACTTAGCGTTTGTGCGGTTTGTGTGCTTGTTGGCTACTTGCCTGTCGCACTTGGTCTTAGCGTTTGGATCGCACTTCCTTGCGGATTTTTAGCGATCTGGGCTTTGGTTAGATTTGTCGGTAAAAAAGTCGAAGAGAAAGCGGCATAA
- the ilvA gene encoding threonine ammonia-lyase, which translates to MVSLNKIIQAKITIGHFVNKTPFALSAKLSKILGANVYLKEENLQRTGAYKIRGAYNKIASLSDEERKRGVVAASAGNHAQGVAISAKEFGVHACIVMPESTPLLKVAGTKDLGAEVILKGDNFDEAYEFAVNYAKEKDMTFVHPFNDEYVMAGQGTVGLEMLDEISDLDMVVVPVGGGGLASGVASCIKQVNPKTKVVCVGAKGAPAMFNSYGAKKSINSKSVRTIADGIAVRDASEITLKNIVECVDEFVQVDDEEIATAILFLLETQKIVVEGAGAAGVAALMHDKIKFKKGAKIGVVLSGGNIDVQVLSIIIEKGLIKSHRKMTLQITLVDKPGALMSLTDSLKSANANIVKIDYDRFSTKLDYGDASITITLETKGLEHQEKIKDTLNKNGFSFTQLF; encoded by the coding sequence ATGGTTTCATTAAACAAAATAATCCAAGCAAAGATAACGATCGGTCACTTTGTAAATAAAACTCCGTTTGCGCTAAGTGCAAAACTTAGCAAAATTTTAGGCGCAAATGTCTATCTGAAAGAGGAAAATTTACAACGAACCGGAGCTTACAAGATAAGAGGCGCTTACAATAAAATAGCTAGCCTAAGCGATGAGGAGCGAAAACGTGGTGTCGTGGCTGCAAGCGCTGGCAATCACGCTCAAGGTGTGGCGATAAGTGCAAAAGAATTTGGCGTGCATGCTTGCATCGTCATGCCAGAATCAACCCCACTTCTGAAGGTGGCTGGCACGAAGGATCTTGGCGCTGAAGTCATTTTAAAAGGTGATAACTTTGATGAGGCGTATGAATTTGCAGTAAATTATGCCAAAGAAAAAGATATGACCTTTGTTCATCCATTTAACGATGAGTACGTCATGGCAGGGCAGGGCACTGTTGGGCTTGAGATGCTTGATGAGATAAGCGACCTTGATATGGTTGTAGTGCCAGTTGGCGGCGGTGGCTTAGCTAGCGGCGTGGCAAGCTGTATAAAACAAGTCAATCCAAAAACTAAAGTCGTTTGCGTCGGTGCAAAGGGCGCTCCAGCGATGTTTAATAGCTACGGCGCTAAAAAGAGCATAAACTCAAAGTCAGTTCGCACTATAGCCGATGGCATCGCTGTGCGTGATGCGAGCGAGATAACACTTAAAAATATCGTTGAGTGCGTGGATGAGTTTGTTCAGGTCGATGATGAGGAGATCGCAACTGCGATTTTGTTCTTGCTAGAGACGCAAAAGATCGTAGTTGAGGGAGCTGGCGCAGCTGGCGTGGCAGCACTTATGCATGATAAGATCAAATTTAAAAAAGGTGCAAAGATAGGCGTGGTGCTAAGTGGCGGAAATATCGATGTTCAGGTGCTTTCTATCATCATCGAAAAGGGTCTTATCAAGTCTCACCGCAAGATGACCTTGCAAATCACGCTTGTAGATAAGCCAGGAGCACTCATGAGCTTAACTGATAGTCTTAAATCAGCAAATGCAAACATCGTTAAGATCGACTACGACCGCTTCTCTACTAAGCTTGACTACGGCGATGCAAGCATCACTATCACGCTTGAGACAAAGGGTCTTGAGCATCAAGAAAAGATCAAAGATACGCTTAATAAAAACGGCTTTTCTTTCACTCAACTCTTCTAA
- the trmA gene encoding tRNA (uridine(54)-C5)-methyltransferase TrmA gives MDCKYLKECGSCTLFTPYSEQISFKTDLIKQNFSHFYEGKFDLFSSSPKHYRTRAEFGIWHEGSKLSYTMHASEKGKKVFIDECPKVCEQISHLMPRLLESLQSDENLRTKLFGVEFIACKSGTLVTLLYHKKLDSEFEVAMKILASKLDVMILARSRGQKLLSGELNLVDELNVDGQIYKFSLSENAFIQPNKAVNEKMITWAKECVQGGADLLELYCGHGNFTIPLSFKFKNVLATEISKSSIANALKNCELNGAKNIKFLRMDADELMSAFAGVREFNRLKDISLNDFNFSYVLVDPPRAGLSESVINFIRNFKNIIYISCNPETLKENLNELTKSHKVIKFALFDQFANTHHIECGVLLEAKDKF, from the coding sequence TTGGACTGCAAATACCTAAAAGAGTGCGGATCATGCACTCTTTTTACCCCTTATAGTGAGCAAATTTCATTTAAAACTGATCTTATCAAGCAAAATTTCTCCCACTTTTACGAGGGTAAATTTGATCTTTTTAGCTCAAGCCCAAAGCACTACCGCACGAGGGCTGAGTTTGGCATCTGGCACGAGGGTAGCAAGCTTAGCTATACGATGCACGCTAGCGAAAAAGGCAAAAAGGTATTCATAGATGAGTGCCCAAAGGTTTGCGAGCAAATTTCACATCTCATGCCAAGGCTACTTGAGAGCTTGCAAAGTGATGAAAATTTACGCACAAAGCTCTTTGGAGTGGAGTTTATCGCCTGTAAAAGCGGCACATTAGTCACGCTTCTTTATCACAAAAAGCTTGATAGTGAGTTTGAAGTGGCGATGAAAATTCTAGCTAGCAAGCTTGATGTGATGATCCTAGCTAGATCTCGCGGTCAAAAGCTGCTAAGTGGCGAGCTAAATTTAGTTGATGAGCTAAATGTTGATGGGCAAATTTATAAATTTAGCCTAAGTGAAAATGCCTTTATCCAGCCAAATAAAGCGGTAAATGAGAAGATGATAACTTGGGCAAAAGAGTGCGTGCAAGGTGGCGCTGACCTACTGGAGCTTTACTGCGGACATGGGAATTTTACTATCCCGCTTTCGTTTAAATTTAAAAATGTCCTTGCCACTGAAATCTCAAAAAGCTCGATCGCAAATGCCCTTAAAAACTGCGAGCTAAATGGGGCAAAAAATATCAAATTTTTGCGAATGGACGCCGATGAGCTGATGAGTGCATTTGCTGGTGTTAGGGAGTTTAATAGGCTAAAAGATATAAGCTTAAACGACTTTAACTTCTCGTACGTCCTTGTCGATCCGCCTCGCGCAGGACTAAGTGAAAGCGTCATAAATTTCATTAGAAATTTCAAAAACATCATCTACATCTCGTGCAATCCAGAGACATTAAAAGAAAATCTAAATGAGCTTACTAAAAGCCATAAAGTGATAAAATTTGCGCTCTTTGATCAGTTTGCTAACACTCATCACATCGAGTGTGGCGTGCTACTAGAGGCAAAAGATAAATTTTAA
- a CDS encoding S8 family peptidase — translation MKRSVSSKKCILLSVACCTLLLANQLSASEQNRGKFGDIKSWQSDEYKADWGLVSMNAAVAYALGATGKGVTLGVMDSGVLLSHPEFSDGRVSALKVSGSYYKDGQRYPDTEHGNSPLVGKGSDKKNKKDFGDFKKGEKFSIDGDWIAGVNDSHGTHVAGTIAASRDGVGMHGVAFDARLIMGNTGGTDGMTYGPNQDYNFFLKSYEGLAKSGARAINNSWGSNRKFYKAYEGATGYDGGNNLDIKDLDAAYKSYYPFVVNGKNFLDAAYEVATRYGVIQIFTAGNRDGMKESYTRAMLPYFRPDAEKYWLNVTGQLEGDTQRYNTPGHSKWWSVAAPAKPIYSTVVDLKTGKADYGTKGGTSMAAPHVTGALGVIMQRYPYMSNAQIREVLLTTARQIHDDFKEPADTRKISGFSAALGVPDERWGWGVVDLYKAMFGPGQLLGVFDINLNSDDIYSNNISDVAIKFRKTEDDAEAKIWTERKTELEKIANLTPEQKAELEIGNARERARELRASEGYEGTLIKRGQGTLSLAGDNSYTGKTIIKGGKITALNQSLKSSDVIVENGGALEIVREMSVPKVSRNKFTLQLSLGEVTKKSSNDVVKATIKSGGSYIVSNGASNLDLNFEKNSFINISEPSLEIMQRLYNDSTKSKTFTATGNFKGYEDTLSREYAFFDLSKNYSDNKLELTLKKSKNTMTSIAANDNQKKVAELIESTASKPALLPSPFRSRPAVITSDLYRYFIYTTPKEAKQTLKTFANEANLAQHNAFLLESIMLKNAVINHESDPFGIRASDSNGMKFWSNTMFDAMKFNDIKANSMTQLFGFDGSVNDAFVLGGILGASTEKVKEDGDDAYKTKGKSIGIYGKSEIASTKLDLGVLYTDAKRKTQNGATIASFYSNDHIKSKEKALNAYANLALTSFNTENFSLNPYVGASYLRMKTDSTSQNVGIFKMDVDEKTRNLGIFSLGLNPSVPFSLGNTKMKFEADLAYNRLVGDTKPTIGVNVANAGYLELEGKEVKNLGTASLGIKANVYKNVNLGLSYTGAFAKDVRSNSVNAKFEILF, via the coding sequence ATGAAAAGATCCGTTTCAAGCAAAAAGTGCATCCTTTTAAGTGTTGCTTGCTGCACTCTTTTGCTTGCTAATCAGCTAAGTGCTAGTGAGCAAAACAGAGGTAAATTTGGCGATATAAAAAGCTGGCAGAGCGATGAGTATAAGGCCGACTGGGGTTTAGTGAGCATGAACGCAGCCGTTGCATATGCTCTTGGAGCAACTGGCAAAGGCGTAACGCTTGGCGTTATGGACTCTGGTGTGCTACTTAGCCATCCAGAATTTAGTGATGGCAGAGTAAGCGCGCTAAAAGTTTCTGGTAGCTACTATAAAGATGGTCAAAGATACCCAGATACCGAGCATGGCAACTCACCATTAGTCGGAAAAGGCAGCGATAAAAAAAATAAAAAAGACTTTGGTGACTTTAAAAAAGGTGAAAAATTTAGCATAGATGGTGACTGGATAGCTGGAGTAAATGACTCTCACGGCACTCACGTAGCTGGCACGATAGCTGCCTCAAGAGATGGCGTGGGTATGCACGGCGTAGCATTTGATGCAAGACTTATAATGGGCAATACCGGCGGCACTGACGGCATGACATATGGTCCAAATCAAGACTACAACTTCTTTTTAAAATCATACGAAGGGCTAGCAAAGAGTGGAGCTAGAGCGATAAATAACAGCTGGGGCTCAAACCGTAAATTTTACAAAGCCTACGAAGGTGCTACTGGGTATGATGGCGGCAATAACCTAGATATCAAAGATCTTGATGCTGCTTATAAAAGCTACTATCCATTTGTAGTAAATGGCAAAAATTTCTTAGATGCAGCCTATGAGGTCGCTACAAGATATGGCGTCATCCAAATTTTTACTGCTGGCAATAGAGACGGGATGAAAGAGTCATATACAAGAGCGATGCTTCCATACTTTAGACCTGATGCTGAGAAGTACTGGCTAAACGTCACTGGCCAGCTAGAGGGCGACACGCAGCGCTATAACACACCTGGCCACTCAAAATGGTGGAGCGTGGCAGCACCTGCAAAACCTATATACTCAACCGTCGTTGATCTAAAAACTGGCAAAGCAGACTACGGCACAAAAGGCGGCACATCAATGGCAGCTCCACACGTCACTGGTGCACTTGGTGTCATCATGCAAAGATACCCATATATGAGTAACGCTCAGATAAGAGAGGTGTTACTAACTACTGCAAGGCAAATTCATGATGACTTCAAAGAGCCAGCTGATACTAGAAAAATTTCAGGCTTTAGTGCTGCGCTTGGAGTGCCTGATGAGCGCTGGGGCTGGGGCGTAGTGGATCTATATAAGGCGATGTTTGGACCAGGTCAGCTTCTAGGCGTGTTTGATATAAATTTAAATAGCGATGATATCTACTCAAACAACATAAGCGATGTGGCCATCAAATTTAGAAAAACAGAAGATGATGCAGAGGCTAAAATTTGGACCGAGCGCAAGACTGAGCTAGAAAAAATAGCAAATTTAACACCAGAGCAAAAAGCCGAACTTGAGATAGGTAACGCTAGAGAAAGAGCAAGAGAGTTAAGGGCAAGTGAGGGCTACGAAGGTACTCTTATAAAAAGAGGTCAAGGCACACTAAGCCTAGCAGGAGACAACTCTTACACTGGCAAGACCATAATAAAAGGCGGCAAGATCACAGCTCTTAATCAATCTCTAAAATCAAGCGACGTGATAGTAGAAAATGGCGGCGCACTAGAAATTGTAAGAGAAATGAGCGTGCCAAAGGTTAGTAGAAATAAATTTACCTTGCAACTATCTTTAGGAGAAGTGACCAAAAAAAGCTCAAATGACGTAGTAAAAGCCACTATCAAATCAGGCGGTAGCTACATCGTCTCAAACGGCGCTTCAAATTTGGATCTAAACTTTGAGAAAAACTCATTTATAAACATAAGTGAGCCAAGCTTAGAGATCATGCAAAGGCTCTATAACGACAGCACAAAATCAAAGACATTTACTGCAACTGGAAATTTCAAAGGCTATGAAGATACCCTTTCAAGAGAGTATGCGTTTTTTGATCTTAGTAAAAACTATAGCGACAACAAGTTAGAGCTTACTCTTAAAAAATCAAAAAATACAATGACAAGCATCGCAGCTAATGACAACCAAAAGAAAGTTGCAGAGCTCATAGAAAGCACAGCTAGCAAGCCAGCGCTACTTCCTTCGCCATTTAGAAGCAGGCCAGCAGTTATCACAAGCGATCTTTATAGATACTTCATCTACACTACACCAAAAGAGGCAAAACAAACTCTAAAAACATTTGCAAATGAGGCAAATTTAGCTCAGCACAATGCATTTTTACTAGAAAGCATCATGCTTAAAAATGCAGTCATCAACCACGAATCTGACCCATTTGGCATAAGAGCAAGCGACTCAAACGGTATGAAATTTTGGTCAAATACCATGTTTGACGCTATGAAATTTAATGACATAAAAGCAAACTCTATGACACAGCTTTTTGGATTTGACGGCAGTGTAAATGACGCATTTGTACTTGGCGGTATTCTTGGTGCTAGCACAGAAAAAGTAAAAGAAGACGGTGATGATGCCTATAAGACAAAAGGCAAAAGCATCGGCATATACGGCAAAAGCGAGATCGCTAGCACGAAACTAGACCTTGGCGTCCTATACACAGATGCTAAGCGCAAAACTCAAAATGGTGCAACAATCGCAAGCTTTTACTCAAACGATCATATAAAAAGCAAAGAAAAAGCGCTTAATGCTTATGCAAATTTAGCCCTAACTAGCTTTAATACAGAAAATTTCTCGCTAAATCCTTATGTGGGTGCAAGCTATCTACGCATGAAAACTGATAGCACAAGCCAAAATGTAGGAATTTTCAAAATGGATGTTGATGAAAAAACTAGAAATTTAGGCATTTTTAGCCTTGGTCTAAACCCTAGTGTACCATTTAGTCTAGGTAACACCAAGATGAAATTTGAAGCTGATCTAGCATATAACAGACTAGTTGGCGACACAAAACCAACTATCGGCGTAAATGTCGCAAATGCTGGATATCTAGAGCTAGAGGGTAAAGAGGTTAAAAACCTTGGCACAGCTAGCCTTGGCATAAAAGCAAATGTCTATAAAAATGTAAATTTAGGCCTTTCTTACACTGGAGCTTTTGCTAAAGATGTAAGATCAAACAGCGTAAATGCTAAATTTGAGATATTGTTTTAG
- a CDS encoding SDR family NAD(P)-dependent oxidoreductase encodes MKKTAFVTGATSGFGEAIARRLSKEGYKIVALARREDRLKKLASELGDTHIIVADIRDKEAVFGAVDSLPDKFKDIEVLVNNAGLALGQEKTIDAKVEDFDTMIDTNVKGLIYSTKAVLPLLYKQEKGYIFNLGSTAGSWPYPGSNVYGATKAFVKQFSLNLRNDLVGTNIRVTNIEPGLCKTEFSEVRFKGDKAKADSIYEHTNFITSEDIATILLNCLNMPESVNINRVEVMANTQTWAGLAIEKF; translated from the coding sequence ATGAAAAAGACAGCTTTTGTGACAGGTGCGACATCTGGCTTTGGCGAGGCGATCGCTAGACGACTTTCTAAAGAGGGCTACAAGATAGTAGCTCTTGCAAGGCGCGAAGATAGGCTAAAAAAGCTTGCGAGCGAGCTTGGCGATACGCACATCATCGTAGCTGACATACGTGATAAAGAGGCTGTTTTTGGCGCAGTTGATAGCCTGCCTGATAAATTTAAAGACATCGAAGTGCTTGTAAATAACGCTGGGCTTGCCTTGGGACAAGAAAAGACGATAGATGCGAAGGTAGAGGACTTTGATACGATGATAGATACAAACGTAAAGGGTCTCATCTACTCGACAAAGGCCGTTTTGCCGCTACTTTACAAGCAAGAAAAGGGCTATATCTTTAACCTAGGCTCGACAGCTGGCTCGTGGCCATATCCTGGTAGCAACGTTTATGGCGCTACAAAGGCCTTTGTAAAGCAGTTTAGTCTAAATTTAAGAAACGATCTAGTTGGCACTAATATCAGGGTGACAAACATCGAACCAGGGCTTTGCAAGACTGAATTTAGCGAGGTTAGATTTAAGGGCGATAAGGCAAAGGCTGATAGCATCTATGAGCATACAAATTTCATCACGTCTGAGGATATAGCGACCATTTTGCTTAACTGCCTAAATATGCCTGAGAGCGTAAATATAAATAGGGTCGAAGTCATGGCAAATACGCAGACTTGGGCTGGACTTGCGATAGAAAAATTTTAA